From one Deinococcus aetherius genomic stretch:
- a CDS encoding ADP-ribosylglycohydrolase family protein gives MNLPADYARRVYAGVLGKMIGVYLGRPIEGWTHERIERELGEVDRYVSDRLGLPLVVTDDDLSGTFTFLRALEDHGFPRDITSEQIGETWLNYIIEDRTVLWWGGVGLSTEQTAFRRLQGGVPAPSSGSRELNGPVVSEQIGAQIFIDGWGMVAPGRPELAADLAARAARVSHDGEAVYAAQVIAAMEAQAFVEPDLGRLLDRGLSVIPRDSLIARVIRDLRAWRSEDQDWRRSRARLQDRYGYHRFGGACHVVPNHALVWLGLLYGDGDFRRSLMITNTSGWDTDCNSGNVGCLLGIRNGLTAFEGAYDWRGPVRDRLYLPTADGGRAITDALTEAGHIVRAGRALVGLPHDLPKGGARFHFSQPGSVQGFTLGEEDPAGGTLDNVAWRGERVLALRWAGTGPDQRLRATTSTFISPDALRMPGYELLASPTLYPGQVVRVRVSADESNATPVTIRPCVGRYSEGPGLEPVLGPGTAVRPGGESELVWRVPDTGGQPVADVGIEVTCPGPGGAVYLHTLTWDGTPDVCLGRPAGEGTVWRRAWVDAVHHWEALWPEAYRIAQDTGRGLLIQGARDWHDYQVSAAIRSDFAAVHGLAARVQGLRRYYALTLRPSGVAQLIKVRGTEQVLAQTTVLPGEQLRDFNLELDGPRLRAFLDRELLFEVVDDDPISGGGVALLVEEGMLACDAVRVLPTRTVDPLQVLDVARPV, from the coding sequence TTGAACCTGCCCGCGGACTACGCCCGGCGGGTCTACGCCGGGGTGCTCGGAAAAATGATCGGGGTGTACCTCGGCCGTCCGATCGAGGGTTGGACGCACGAGCGGATCGAGCGCGAGCTCGGCGAGGTCGACCGCTACGTCAGCGATCGCCTCGGGCTGCCGCTGGTGGTGACGGACGATGACCTCAGCGGGACCTTCACGTTCCTGCGGGCGCTGGAAGACCACGGCTTCCCGCGGGACATCACCTCCGAACAGATCGGCGAGACTTGGCTGAACTACATCATCGAAGACCGGACGGTGCTGTGGTGGGGCGGAGTGGGCCTCTCGACCGAACAGACCGCCTTCCGGCGCCTGCAGGGCGGGGTGCCGGCCCCGAGTAGCGGATCACGCGAACTCAACGGTCCGGTGGTCTCCGAGCAGATCGGCGCGCAGATCTTCATCGACGGCTGGGGCATGGTCGCGCCCGGCCGCCCGGAACTCGCGGCGGACCTGGCCGCCCGTGCGGCCCGGGTCAGCCACGACGGCGAGGCCGTCTATGCCGCGCAGGTGATCGCCGCCATGGAGGCGCAGGCGTTCGTCGAACCGGACCTCGGGCGGCTCCTCGACCGGGGGTTGAGCGTTATTCCACGCGACAGCCTGATCGCCCGTGTGATCCGGGATCTGCGCGCGTGGCGATCAGAAGACCAAGACTGGCGGCGGTCCCGGGCCCGGCTTCAGGACCGCTACGGCTACCACCGGTTCGGGGGCGCCTGTCACGTGGTGCCCAACCACGCCCTGGTGTGGCTCGGCCTGCTGTACGGCGACGGGGACTTCCGGCGGTCCCTGATGATCACCAACACCAGCGGCTGGGACACCGACTGCAATTCCGGCAACGTCGGGTGCCTGCTGGGCATCCGAAACGGGCTGACCGCCTTCGAGGGAGCCTACGACTGGCGCGGCCCCGTCCGCGACCGGCTGTACCTGCCCACGGCGGACGGCGGGCGGGCGATCACTGACGCCCTGACCGAAGCGGGACACATCGTGCGGGCCGGCCGGGCGCTGGTGGGGCTGCCGCACGACCTGCCCAAGGGTGGAGCGCGGTTTCACTTCTCGCAGCCGGGCAGCGTGCAGGGCTTTACCCTCGGGGAGGAGGACCCTGCCGGGGGAACGCTGGACAACGTGGCCTGGCGCGGGGAACGGGTGCTGGCCCTGCGCTGGGCGGGGACCGGGCCGGATCAGCGCCTGCGCGCCACGACCTCGACCTTCATTTCCCCGGACGCCCTGCGCATGCCCGGCTACGAACTGCTGGCCTCCCCGACCCTCTACCCGGGCCAGGTCGTGCGGGTCCGGGTGTCGGCCGATGAATCCAACGCCACGCCAGTGACGATCCGGCCGTGCGTGGGCCGCTACTCGGAAGGGCCGGGCCTGGAACCGGTGCTCGGCCCCGGGACAGCGGTGCGGCCGGGAGGGGAGAGCGAACTGGTGTGGCGGGTTCCGGACACCGGCGGACAGCCGGTCGCGGACGTTGGAATCGAGGTCACGTGCCCGGGCCCGGGCGGGGCGGTGTACCTCCACACGCTCACATGGGACGGCACGCCCGACGTCTGCCTGGGCCGGCCGGCTGGTGAGGGAACGGTGTGGCGCCGCGCCTGGGTGGACGCGGTGCACCACTGGGAGGCGCTCTGGCCCGAGGCGTACCGGATCGCTCAGGACACGGGCCGGGGACTGCTGATCCAGGGCGCCCGCGACTGGCATGACTACCAGGTGTCCGCGGCCATCCGCTCGGACTTCGCGGCGGTTCACGGACTGGCCGCACGGGTGCAGGGGCTGCGCCGCTACTACGCCCTGACCCTGCGGCCGTCCGGCGTCGCCCAGCTGATTAAAGTCCGGGGAACCGAGCAGGTGCTCGCGCAGACCACCGTGCTGCCGGGAGAGCAGCTCCGCGACTTCAACCTGGAACTCGACGGCCCGCGTCTTCGCGCCTTCCTGGACCGCGAACTGCTGTTCGAGGTGGTCGACGACGACCCGATCAGCGGTGGGGGCGTCGCCCTGCTCGTCGAGGAGGGCATGCTGGCCTGCGACGCGGTGCGCGTCCTGCCCACCCGGACCGTCGATCCGCTCCAGGTTCTGGATGTCGCGCGTCCGGTGTAG